One Nocardia sp. BMG111209 DNA segment encodes these proteins:
- a CDS encoding nucleoside hydrolase, giving the protein MRQKIIMDVDTGIDDSLGLLYLLACEDAEIVGIASTAGNVPAPQVAANNLALLDLCRAPGIEVTLGAETPLAIPLRTTEDTHGPQGIGYAEFPPSRRPLSPRTAARMWVDLVREHPGEIIGLCTGPLTNLALALRIEPQLPLLLKRLVVMGGAFNHPGNTTPTNEWNVHVDPEAWKEVFDAFGAAHANPRPLVCALDITETIEMVPGHLTRLADVAESLPAHEVSETDPPGARSKASNPIIRFLTNAVRFYFEFHQQYDLGYLAHMHDPFAAAVALDPSLAVTRPATVDVELTGTLTRATTVADWAGMWGREPNADIVIGTDPAAFFERMIGRVGAFARAVYPPEQ; this is encoded by the coding sequence GTGCGCCAGAAGATCATCATGGATGTCGACACCGGCATCGACGATTCGCTCGGGCTGCTCTACCTGCTCGCCTGCGAGGATGCCGAGATCGTCGGCATCGCGTCCACCGCGGGCAACGTTCCCGCGCCGCAGGTGGCGGCCAACAATCTCGCGTTGCTGGATCTGTGCCGGGCGCCCGGCATCGAGGTCACGCTCGGCGCCGAGACGCCGCTGGCGATCCCGTTGCGGACCACCGAGGATACGCACGGGCCGCAGGGCATCGGTTACGCCGAATTCCCGCCCTCACGGCGGCCGTTGTCACCGCGGACCGCCGCCCGGATGTGGGTGGATCTGGTCCGGGAACATCCCGGCGAGATCATCGGCCTGTGCACCGGCCCGCTCACCAATCTCGCACTCGCACTGCGGATCGAGCCGCAACTGCCGCTGTTGCTGAAGCGGCTGGTGGTCATGGGCGGCGCGTTCAACCATCCCGGCAACACCACCCCGACCAACGAATGGAACGTCCACGTCGACCCGGAGGCGTGGAAAGAGGTCTTCGACGCCTTCGGCGCGGCGCACGCCAATCCGCGGCCGCTGGTGTGCGCGCTCGACATCACCGAGACGATCGAGATGGTTCCGGGCCATCTGACCCGCCTCGCGGATGTCGCGGAAAGCCTTCCCGCGCACGAGGTTTCGGAGACCGATCCGCCGGGAGCCCGCTCCAAGGCGAGCAATCCGATCATCCGGTTCCTGACCAACGCGGTGCGGTTCTATTTCGAATTCCACCAGCAGTACGACCTGGGCTATCTGGCCCACATGCACGACCCGTTCGCGGCGGCGGTGGCGCTGGATCCGAGCCTGGCCGTCACCCGGCCCGCCACCGTGGACGTGGAACTGACCGGAACCCTCACCCGGGCAACGACCGTCGCCGACTGGGCCGGCATGTGGGGCCGGGAACCCAACGCGGACATCGTGATCGGCACCGACCCGGCGGCCTTCTTCGAGCGGATGATCGGCCGGGTCGGCGCGTTCGCCCGCGCGGTGTACCCGCCGGAGCAGTAG
- a CDS encoding amidohydrolase family protein produces MHGAEPGYVADFRRRLGLPGIIDVHTHFMPDPVMRKVWAYFDAAGPMTARPWPITYRDDVEQRLKTLRDFDVRAFTALVYAHKPDMAAWLNNWTAEFAAGTPDCLHTATFYPEPGAADYVVTALTAGARVFKVHIQVGDFSPTDPLLTDVWALLADAGTPVVIHCGSGPVPGRFTGPEPIAELLHRFPALRLIIAHLGAPEYTAFLDLADRHEHVRLDTTMTFTDFFDAVDTFPPTALPRLTDLGDRILFGSDFPNIPYAYGHALYALERLDLGDDWLRAVCHDNAARLFGIG; encoded by the coding sequence ATGCACGGCGCAGAACCCGGCTACGTCGCGGACTTCCGGCGGCGCCTCGGCCTACCCGGAATCATCGACGTGCACACACATTTCATGCCGGACCCGGTGATGCGCAAGGTGTGGGCGTATTTCGACGCCGCCGGCCCGATGACCGCCCGGCCGTGGCCGATCACCTACCGCGACGACGTGGAGCAGCGCCTGAAAACGTTGCGCGACTTCGACGTTCGAGCGTTCACGGCACTGGTGTACGCGCACAAGCCGGATATGGCGGCGTGGCTGAACAACTGGACCGCCGAATTCGCCGCCGGCACCCCGGACTGCCTGCACACCGCCACCTTCTACCCGGAACCCGGCGCCGCCGACTACGTCGTGACGGCACTGACCGCCGGCGCGCGGGTCTTCAAGGTGCACATCCAGGTCGGCGACTTCTCCCCGACCGACCCGCTGCTCACCGACGTCTGGGCACTACTGGCCGACGCGGGCACCCCCGTGGTGATCCACTGCGGCTCCGGCCCGGTACCGGGCCGCTTCACCGGCCCCGAGCCGATCGCCGAACTCCTGCACCGCTTCCCGGCCCTGCGCCTGATCATCGCCCACCTCGGCGCCCCCGAGTACACCGCGTTCCTCGACCTGGCCGACCGCCACGAGCACGTCCGCCTCGACACCACCATGACCTTCACCGACTTCTTCGACGCCGTCGACACCTTCCCGCCCACCGCCCTCCCCCGCCTCACCGACCTCGGCGACCGCATCCTGTTCGGCAGCGACTTCCCCAACATCCCCTACGCCTACGGCCACGCCCTCTACGCACTGGAACGACTGGACCTCGGCGACGACTGGCTCCGCGCGGTCTGCCACGACAACGCAGCGCGGCTGTTCGGGATCGGCTGA
- the meaB gene encoding methylmalonyl Co-A mutase-associated GTPase MeaB: MSEDTPPGPAEHAGPPADRDRATDADAVRPAPASGGSAEPAGIRSDWTPAGHPRLASTAGVGSATSRAAVARSSTGRRVIDVDALAEAVRKGERPSLARAITLVESTRGDHRELAQQLLLRVLPDPGAVESNRVGITGVPGVGKSTFIDGLGMYLIGQGHKVAVLAVDPSSTRTGGSILGDKTRMARLSVERDAFIRPSPTAGTLGGVAKATRETVVLLEAAGYDVILIETVGVGQSEVTVANMVDVFCFLTLARTGDQLQGIKKGVLELADLVAVNKADGRHELEAKAAARELQGAMRLIHPRDSLWRPPVLTMSGLNGTGLDTFWDTVLQHRRVLTEAGEFAEKRRRQQVDWTWTMVHDQLLRRLADNPSVKAVRAQVEQQVRSGSLTPALAAEEILRAFDS; encoded by the coding sequence ATGAGCGAGGACACACCGCCGGGCCCGGCCGAACACGCCGGCCCCCCGGCGGACCGTGATCGTGCCACGGACGCCGACGCCGTCCGGCCCGCTCCGGCAAGCGGCGGATCGGCCGAGCCGGCCGGAATCCGATCGGATTGGACGCCGGCCGGGCATCCCCGCCTCGCCTCGACAGCCGGCGTCGGTTCGGCCACATCCCGTGCGGCCGTGGCCCGTTCGTCCACCGGCCGCCGCGTGATCGATGTCGACGCACTGGCCGAGGCCGTCCGCAAGGGCGAACGACCGTCGCTGGCGCGGGCGATCACGCTGGTCGAGTCGACGCGCGGCGATCATCGGGAACTGGCGCAGCAGTTGCTGTTGCGGGTGCTCCCGGATCCCGGTGCGGTCGAGTCGAATCGGGTGGGGATCACCGGTGTGCCGGGGGTGGGCAAGTCGACGTTCATCGACGGGCTGGGCATGTATCTGATCGGGCAGGGGCACAAGGTCGCGGTGCTGGCCGTCGATCCGTCCTCGACCCGCACCGGCGGTTCCATCCTCGGTGACAAGACCCGGATGGCGCGGTTGTCGGTGGAGCGCGACGCCTTCATCCGGCCGTCCCCGACCGCGGGCACGCTCGGCGGCGTCGCCAAGGCCACTCGCGAGACGGTGGTCCTGCTCGAGGCCGCCGGCTACGACGTGATCCTGATCGAGACCGTCGGTGTCGGCCAGTCCGAGGTGACGGTCGCCAACATGGTCGACGTGTTCTGCTTCCTGACCCTGGCCCGCACCGGCGACCAGTTGCAGGGCATCAAGAAGGGCGTGCTGGAACTCGCGGATCTGGTCGCGGTCAACAAGGCCGACGGCCGCCACGAGCTCGAGGCGAAGGCCGCCGCCCGCGAACTCCAGGGCGCGATGCGGTTGATCCACCCGCGCGACAGCCTCTGGCGCCCACCGGTACTCACCATGAGCGGCCTCAACGGCACCGGCCTGGACACCTTCTGGGACACCGTCCTACAACACCGCCGGGTCCTGACCGAAGCAGGCGAATTCGCCGAGAAGCGCCGCCGCCAGCAGGTCGACTGGACCTGGACCATGGTCCACGACCAGTTGCTGCGCCGCCTCGCCGACAACCCGAGCGTGAAAGCCGTTCGCGCCCAAGTGGAACAGCAGGTCCGCAGCGGTTCGCTCACACCCGCACTGGCAGCCGAGGAGATCCTCCGCGCCTTCGACAGCTAG
- the scpA gene encoding methylmalonyl-CoA mutase, translating into MTDIKHVIGSFAEVPLGSTSDAEVTAAQVDSFVAETAAATGYPPEQLVWSTPEGIDVPPVFTRADRDGIVAEGYPLDSVPGVAPFVRGPYPTMYVNQPWTIRQYAGFSTAADSNAFYRRNLASGQKGLSVAFDLATHRGYDSDHPRVTGDVGMAGVAIDSILDMRELFDRIPLDQVSVSMTMNGAVLPILALYVVAAEEQGVKPEQLAGTIQNDILKEFMVRNTYIYPPKPSMRIISDIFVYTSAKMPKFNSISISGYHIQEAGATADLELAYTLADGVEYLRAGLDAGMTIDQFAPRLSFFWAIGMNFFMEVAKLRAGRLLWSELVAQFEPKNAKSRSLRTHSQTSGWSLTAQDVFNNVARTCVEAMAATQGHTQSLHTNALDEALALPTDFSARIARNTQLLLQQESGTTRPIDPWGGSYYVEWLTHQLAQRARAHISEVEAHGGMAQAISEGIPKLRIEEAAARTQARIDTGQQPVIGVNKYQVDEDTPIEVLKVDNTRVRAEQNAKLQKLRAERDSAEVERALAELTRAAASSDGGMENNLLALAIDAARAKATVGEISDALEKVYGRHQAEIRTLSGVYREEAGKVTNISKAMALVEEFAEAEGRRPRILVAKMGQDGHDRGQKVIATAFADLGMDVDVGPLFQTPEEVAQQAADNDVHIVGVSSLAAGHLTLVPALRQALAEVGRPDIMVIVGGVIPPGDFDELYAAGAAAIFPPGTVIADSAIDLLQKLAADLGHEIGTGTEEPTGAE; encoded by the coding sequence ATGACCGATATCAAGCATGTGATCGGCAGCTTCGCCGAGGTGCCGCTGGGCAGTACGTCCGACGCCGAAGTCACTGCCGCGCAGGTGGATTCGTTCGTCGCGGAGACGGCCGCGGCCACCGGTTACCCGCCGGAGCAGCTGGTCTGGTCGACCCCCGAGGGGATCGACGTGCCGCCCGTGTTCACCCGCGCCGACCGCGACGGCATCGTCGCCGAGGGCTATCCGCTCGACAGCGTGCCGGGTGTGGCGCCGTTCGTCCGCGGGCCGTACCCGACCATGTACGTGAACCAGCCGTGGACGATCCGGCAGTACGCCGGCTTCTCCACCGCCGCCGACTCCAACGCCTTCTACCGCCGCAACCTGGCCTCGGGCCAGAAGGGTCTGTCGGTCGCCTTCGACCTGGCCACCCACCGCGGGTACGACTCCGACCATCCGCGGGTGACCGGCGATGTCGGCATGGCCGGTGTCGCCATCGACTCGATCCTGGACATGCGGGAACTGTTCGATCGCATTCCGCTGGACCAGGTCTCGGTGTCGATGACCATGAACGGCGCTGTGCTGCCCATCCTCGCGCTGTACGTGGTGGCCGCCGAGGAACAGGGCGTCAAGCCCGAACAGCTGGCCGGAACCATTCAGAACGACATTCTGAAGGAGTTCATGGTCCGCAACACCTACATCTATCCGCCGAAGCCGTCGATGCGGATCATCTCCGACATCTTCGTGTACACCAGCGCGAAGATGCCGAAGTTCAACTCGATCTCCATCTCCGGCTACCACATCCAGGAGGCCGGTGCGACGGCCGATCTGGAGCTGGCCTACACCCTCGCCGACGGTGTGGAGTATCTGCGCGCCGGTCTGGACGCGGGTATGACGATCGACCAGTTCGCGCCGCGGCTGTCGTTCTTCTGGGCGATCGGCATGAACTTCTTCATGGAGGTCGCGAAGCTGCGCGCGGGCCGGTTGCTCTGGAGCGAACTGGTCGCGCAGTTCGAGCCGAAGAACGCGAAATCCCGCTCGCTGCGCACCCATTCGCAGACCTCCGGCTGGTCGCTGACCGCGCAGGACGTGTTCAACAACGTGGCCCGCACCTGTGTGGAGGCGATGGCCGCCACCCAGGGCCACACCCAGTCGCTGCACACCAACGCGCTCGACGAGGCGCTGGCGCTGCCCACCGACTTCTCCGCTCGTATCGCCCGCAACACGCAGCTGCTGTTGCAGCAGGAGTCGGGCACCACCCGGCCGATAGATCCGTGGGGCGGTTCGTACTACGTCGAATGGCTGACCCATCAGCTGGCGCAGCGGGCCCGTGCGCACATCTCCGAGGTGGAGGCGCACGGCGGTATGGCACAGGCGATTTCGGAGGGCATCCCGAAGCTGCGCATCGAGGAGGCCGCCGCCCGCACCCAGGCCCGCATCGACACCGGGCAGCAGCCGGTGATCGGCGTCAACAAGTATCAGGTCGACGAGGACACCCCGATCGAGGTGCTGAAGGTCGACAACACCCGCGTCCGCGCGGAGCAGAACGCCAAGCTGCAGAAGCTGCGCGCGGAACGCGATTCCGCCGAGGTCGAGCGGGCCCTGGCCGAATTGACCCGCGCCGCAGCCTCTTCCGACGGCGGTATGGAGAACAATCTGCTGGCCCTGGCCATCGACGCCGCGCGCGCGAAGGCCACCGTCGGTGAGATCTCCGATGCGCTGGAGAAGGTGTACGGGCGGCATCAGGCCGAGATCCGTACGCTGTCGGGCGTCTACCGTGAGGAGGCCGGCAAGGTGACCAACATCAGCAAGGCCATGGCCCTGGTGGAGGAGTTCGCCGAGGCCGAGGGCCGTCGTCCCCGCATCCTGGTCGCGAAGATGGGCCAGGACGGCCACGACCGCGGCCAGAAGGTGATCGCCACCGCCTTCGCCGACCTCGGCATGGACGTCGACGTGGGCCCGCTGTTCCAGACCCCGGAGGAGGTGGCGCAACAGGCGGCCGACAACGACGTCCACATCGTGGGTGTGTCGTCGCTGGCGGCCGGCCACCTCACGCTGGTGCCCGCCCTGCGGCAGGCCCTGGCCGAGGTCGGCCGTCCGGACATCATGGTGATCGTCGGCGGCGTCATCCCGCCCGGCGATTTCGACGAGCTGTACGCGGCCGGCGCCGCGGCGATCTTCCCGCCCGGCACCGTCATCGCCGATTCGGCGATCGACCTGCTGCAGAAGCTCGCCGCCGACCTCGGCCACGAAATCGGCACCGGCACAGAAGAACCCACCGGAGCCGAATGA